The following is a genomic window from Alphaproteobacteria bacterium LSUCC0396.
AGGCCGCGCCGAAGACATTGCTAAGATCTTGGCAGTTATTGGGGCAGGAGGGGTTGCTGTCCCGTTTCACCACAAATCCCATAACAATACGCGCGTCTATCTTGAGTCTTCAACGCGCGCGAGATTCGTTTTGTCGACGCCCAATCTTAAAAAACGCAGCCCGCCTGAACTAAAAAAGATTTCAGAGGTGATGCCACCAAAGCGTCTGTTGCTGGACGGTGCTGCTATGATCACATATACGTCGGGGTCCACCGGCAAGCCCAAGGGAGTTGTACTATCGAGAGACAGGATTTCAGCCAAATTTCACACAATCCTTGAGTCTATCGATATGGAAACGGAACCCTTTTTTGTGGTGCCTTTGCAGCTCCAGTTCAGCTTTGGTCAGTGGGCTACTTTTTTGCCATTAATGAGAGAGGGGGTAGTTCACATCACAGAGCAGTTCTCGGCTAACTGGGCAAGCCAAATCATTCGTGACAAGCCAGTAACACACTTTGCAGCTGTCCCGACGATGCTGCGGCTAATGTTGGAAGGTGAGCGCGTTGAAAGACACATGCACATATTAACCGGGGGAGAAGCAGTGAACTCCAAATTAAGCAGTGCTCTTTTTAAACGTTGGCCAAATGCCTCCATACATGGAATATACGGCTTAACCGAAACCGGAACCTGTGACATTTTTCGTCGTGATAAAATAGACCTTCCTTCTAATGACAGTCTTGGTTATCCGGCAAGACATATTCAGGTTAAGACAGACCCTTTAACCTCC
Proteins encoded in this region:
- a CDS encoding class I adenylate-forming enzyme family protein, producing MARQEVWRLSRDLSKVTDFHSALMAATAGGVWDDLGWLSMADIQQMASVLHKALRQSGLSPSEPVLISIGGRAEDIAKILAVIGAGGVAVPFHHKSHNNTRVYLESSTRARFVLSTPNLKKRSPPELKKISEVMPPKRLLLDGAAMITYTSGSTGKPKGVVLSRDRISAKFHTILESIDMETEPFFVVPLQLQFSFGQWATFLPLMREGVVHITEQFSANWASQIIRDKPVTHFAAVPTMLRLMLEGERVERHMHILTGGEAVNSKLSSALFKRWPNASIHGIYGLTETGTCDIFRRDKIDLPSNDSLGYPARHIQVKTDPLTSELLINTPFAMLGYLDMPELTDETICSGWIRTGDIAEINEDGGVSLRGRIKDLINRGGNKVAPNEVEAVFADHPDIKAVLVTGVPDPKFGESIHMLVVPKNAKAPTKQALIDWAKDRTERFKLPDVVHYGEELPLGPTGKADRTALRHGILGQSA